Proteins from one Desulfovibrio sp. genomic window:
- a CDS encoding DUF3426 domain-containing protein: MPAKRIALISAAIGLAALALYAVFGGRSKEAADSQEFTLAGDKAYFVENKHLGHLYIVEGTLTNNLRSARCRIKIKASLLDAKGQELAQEVVEAGLTASISELKFLGWEELLAKLQPPAQSPCKATEVQGGASVGFMAVFRKPPPAAATYRLTATDAQTP, translated from the coding sequence ATGCCAGCGAAACGAATCGCTCTTATTTCTGCAGCCATCGGGCTGGCGGCGTTGGCCTTGTATGCTGTGTTCGGAGGACGGTCCAAAGAAGCGGCCGATTCCCAGGAATTCACCCTGGCCGGGGACAAGGCCTATTTTGTTGAGAACAAGCACCTTGGCCATCTCTATATCGTCGAGGGTACCCTGACCAATAACCTTCGTTCCGCCAGGTGCCGGATTAAAATCAAGGCGTCCCTGCTGGACGCGAAGGGGCAAGAGCTGGCACAAGAAGTGGTTGAGGCGGGCCTTACCGCATCCATCTCGGAGTTGAAGTTCTTGGGCTGGGAAGAACTTCTGGCAAAACTGCAACCCCCGGCGCAGTCCCCATGCAAGGCCACTGAAGTCCAAGGCGGCGCGTCCGTCGGATTCATGGCAGTTTTCAGAAAACCTCCTCCCGCAGCGGCGACATACAGACTGACCGCTACGGATGCCCAGACACCGTGA
- a CDS encoding HlyD family efflux transporter periplasmic adaptor subunit, with amino-acid sequence MTTPWLLAFLCCLLPLCSSCSSGQDAPLGPKVAEWGEAGPGDVVRVVEAQGVVRARDKGFVRVGSRVGGQILRMHVRTGDVVRAGQLLAEIDDRELQGMRRQAVAKLESAQNELNRVKPMGDKRLEAAGASLTANRSRQSYADKNLERKHALSGAGHLAQNDLDASRRDAATAAQTVAQDKATLGRIAKDSQHDLKRYEKMVAEAKALVDQVDTLISMTRVESPIDGIVGQVLTQEGEQVVAELEAVKIMTIIDPRFLDLWIFINEADAAGVRPGMPVRFFLPSKKDQVMPTQVDRISPAPEIVDKVLYYPAIAPLPPQAASILRPEMNVQCFVLVEDLKGVLSVPNEAVVSRGGKRRVYVDDGRGGAREAEPVFGPRGSQRTQVLSGLDPGTKVAVKFAGKEAK; translated from the coding sequence ATGACTACTCCGTGGCTTTTGGCGTTTCTTTGCTGTCTTCTGCCTCTTTGTTCTTCCTGTTCGAGCGGGCAGGACGCTCCGCTCGGGCCGAAAGTGGCCGAATGGGGAGAGGCGGGGCCGGGCGACGTGGTGCGCGTGGTTGAGGCTCAGGGCGTTGTAAGAGCCAGGGACAAGGGGTTCGTTCGGGTCGGCAGCAGGGTCGGAGGGCAGATCCTCAGGATGCACGTCCGGACTGGTGATGTTGTGCGCGCCGGACAGCTGCTTGCCGAGATAGATGACCGCGAGCTTCAGGGAATGCGACGCCAGGCGGTGGCCAAGCTCGAAAGCGCCCAAAATGAGCTGAACCGGGTGAAGCCAATGGGTGACAAACGCCTGGAGGCGGCCGGGGCCTCGCTTACGGCGAATCGCAGCCGCCAAAGCTATGCGGATAAGAATCTCGAGAGAAAGCATGCTTTGAGCGGGGCAGGGCATTTGGCCCAGAACGACCTGGACGCTTCCCGGCGTGACGCTGCCACGGCCGCCCAGACAGTGGCGCAGGACAAGGCCACGCTTGGCCGGATAGCCAAGGATTCGCAACACGATCTGAAGCGATACGAAAAAATGGTCGCAGAGGCCAAGGCTCTGGTAGATCAGGTAGACACCCTCATCTCCATGACCCGCGTTGAAAGCCCCATCGACGGCATTGTCGGGCAGGTGCTTACCCAGGAAGGCGAGCAGGTGGTGGCCGAACTCGAAGCGGTGAAGATTATGACCATCATCGATCCCCGCTTTCTGGACCTGTGGATATTCATAAACGAGGCGGACGCCGCGGGGGTCAGGCCGGGCATGCCGGTCCGGTTTTTTTTGCCGTCAAAAAAAGACCAGGTCATGCCTACCCAGGTCGACCGCATCTCTCCCGCACCAGAAATAGTGGACAAGGTGCTGTATTATCCGGCCATTGCTCCTTTGCCGCCGCAGGCGGCATCCATACTGCGGCCGGAAATGAACGTGCAGTGTTTTGTTCTGGTTGAAGACTTGAAGGGTGTTCTTTCGGTGCCCAATGAGGCGGTGGTCTCCCGAGGGGGGAAGCGCCGGGTTTACGTGGACGACGGGCGGGGCGGTGCCCGGGAGGCCGAACCGGTTTTCGGTCCGCGCGGCTCCCAGCGGACCCAGGTCCTTTCAGGGCTTGATCCCGGCACCAAGGTCGCTGTGAAATTTGCGGGCAAGGAGGCCAAGTAA